From Candidatus Krumholzibacteriia bacterium, one genomic window encodes:
- a CDS encoding M1 family aminopeptidase, translated as MSRRRRSLELRSTFLVTRRVLGGRNTAIILTLALVGAASGGRAAQNWPILRHDIQVAVEPAKSRLQATDAIDLGPPPNPTGPLALLLHKGLTVESIQLGKERLQFETAATFQPRHFWAKPDYERMQDYAAARELTVHPPATGWPATVRLELRYAGAIYDSLKPPKVAYERSFEETSGLIDARGVYLEGSTFWIPWSGEGLFRYRLTARVPAGWESMSQGTWAERRAAADGSVESLWVVETPMNEAYLVAGPYKVRKKEHGKVMAYTFTYAETPEDLCNTYLDATGTYLQMYEQMLGPYPFDKFALVENWWQTGYGMPSFTLLGDRVIRLPFIVHTSYGHEILHNWWGNGVFVAEGKGNWSEGLTSYLADYTYKEREGEAAARDYRLSQLQGYLDYASSGGRDFALRRFTERESPATQAVGYGKTMMVFHMARKLWGDAVFFTALRHFYKEKLFQEASWDDLVRSFAVTVEADSAPGGAAGAAPPLVTPWFEQWIGRPGAPVLSVSRGPASAGGPRLEIRQAEPFYDLRVPIRYELGGEMRSREVELRSASATIQLEPGARWVAVDPDMELFRKLHRAEIPPALSHVLGADSTFVVIGSRCTPKMAAALRALASTWSHNHDQVLVDERDFRRTVGRGVWLFGEGDLVDRCFASSGAFGDAPLKLRTAASTAGRSLVACFRDAEREEIAWTVVLPATPAVVEALGKKLPHYGRYSYLAFEGETNVDKGNWQVQSSPLRLDLTH; from the coding sequence CCGATGCGATCGATCTGGGACCGCCGCCGAATCCCACCGGTCCGCTCGCGCTCCTCCTTCACAAGGGCCTCACGGTCGAGTCCATCCAGCTCGGGAAAGAGCGGTTGCAGTTCGAGACGGCGGCGACTTTCCAACCGCGACACTTCTGGGCGAAGCCGGACTACGAACGCATGCAGGACTACGCCGCGGCCCGCGAGCTCACCGTGCACCCGCCCGCCACAGGCTGGCCGGCTACGGTGCGCCTCGAGCTTCGTTACGCTGGCGCCATCTACGACAGCCTGAAGCCGCCCAAGGTGGCGTACGAACGCAGCTTCGAAGAGACCTCGGGGCTCATCGACGCGCGCGGCGTTTATCTCGAGGGCTCGACTTTCTGGATTCCCTGGAGCGGCGAAGGGCTCTTCCGCTATCGCCTGACGGCGCGCGTGCCGGCGGGCTGGGAGAGCATGAGCCAGGGCACCTGGGCGGAACGCCGCGCTGCCGCCGATGGCAGCGTCGAATCGCTCTGGGTCGTGGAGACGCCGATGAACGAGGCCTATCTCGTCGCCGGACCCTACAAGGTGCGCAAGAAGGAGCATGGGAAGGTGATGGCCTACACCTTCACCTATGCAGAGACGCCCGAGGATCTCTGCAACACCTACCTCGATGCCACCGGTACCTATCTCCAGATGTACGAGCAGATGCTCGGACCCTATCCGTTCGACAAGTTCGCTCTGGTGGAGAACTGGTGGCAGACGGGCTACGGCATGCCGAGCTTCACCTTGCTCGGAGACCGTGTGATACGGCTCCCCTTCATCGTGCACACGAGCTACGGCCACGAGATCTTGCACAACTGGTGGGGGAACGGCGTCTTCGTGGCCGAGGGCAAGGGGAACTGGTCCGAGGGGCTGACCTCGTACCTGGCGGACTACACCTACAAGGAGCGGGAAGGCGAGGCCGCCGCACGCGACTACCGGCTGAGCCAGCTGCAGGGGTATCTGGATTACGCCAGCTCCGGCGGGCGCGACTTCGCCCTGCGGCGCTTCACCGAGCGCGAGAGCCCGGCGACGCAGGCGGTGGGCTACGGCAAGACGATGATGGTCTTCCACATGGCCCGGAAGCTCTGGGGCGATGCGGTGTTCTTCACGGCGCTGAGGCACTTTTACAAGGAGAAGTTGTTCCAAGAAGCCAGCTGGGACGACCTGGTCCGCAGCTTCGCGGTGACGGTCGAGGCGGACTCAGCGCCCGGCGGCGCGGCAGGCGCGGCGCCGCCCCTGGTCACTCCCTGGTTCGAGCAATGGATCGGACGGCCCGGTGCCCCGGTGCTTTCCGTCAGCCGCGGTCCCGCGTCTGCTGGCGGACCGAGGCTGGAGATCCGCCAGGCGGAGCCCTTCTACGACTTGCGCGTGCCGATCCGCTACGAGTTGGGCGGCGAGATGCGGTCGCGCGAAGTCGAGCTCCGCAGCGCCTCGGCAACCATCCAGCTCGAACCGGGAGCGCGCTGGGTGGCTGTGGACCCGGACATGGAGCTCTTCCGCAAGCTGCATCGAGCCGAGATCCCTCCGGCGCTCTCCCATGTTCTCGGCGCCGATTCGACCTTCGTCGTCATCGGCTCGCGCTGCACGCCGAAGATGGCCGCAGCCTTGCGGGCCCTCGCCTCCACCTGGAGCCACAACCACGACCAGGTCCTGGTGGACGAGCGCGACTTCCGGCGCACGGTCGGCCGTGGCGTTTGGCTCTTCGGCGAGGGTGATCTCGTCGACCGATGCTTCGCGAGCTCCGGGGCGTTTGGCGACGCGCCCCTCAAGCTGCGCACCGCGGCCAGTACCGCCGGACGCTCGCTCGTTGCGTGCTTCCGCGACGCCGAGCGCGAAGAAATCGCCTGGACCGTGGTTTTGCCCGCCACGCCCGCGGTCGTGGAGGCGCTGGGGAAGAAGCTGCCCCACTATGGTCGCTATTCTTACCTTGCCTTCGAAGGCGAGACGAATGTGGACAAGGGCAACTGGCAGGTGCAGAGTTCTCCCCTACGACTGGACCTGACGCATTGA